A window of the Megalopta genalis isolate 19385.01 chromosome 2, iyMegGena1_principal, whole genome shotgun sequence genome harbors these coding sequences:
- the Ufd4 gene encoding ubiquitin fusion-degradation 4-like isoform X6, whose translation MADVDPETLLEWLSMGQGDERDMQLIALEQLCMLLLMSDNVDRCFECCPPRTFLPALCRIFLDELAPDSVLEVTARAITYYLDVSAECTRRVVAMEGAVKAICSRLSGAGLGSRTSRDLAEQCIKVLELVCAREAGAVFEAGGLPCALCFIREHGARVHRDTLHSAMAVVTRLCGKVEPQDKSLPDCVEALSTLLRHEDAHVADGALRCFASLADRYSRRNTDPAPLASNGLVSELLHRLSNAAGPGTAIATTSGNPKTPPPSSTASTIPTPEAKSCASVSTIISLLSTLCRGSPSITHDLLRSELPDAIEKALKGDERCALDSMRLVDLLLVLLFEGRSALNRNTTGGPSGPLLPRLRRLDSAGEKSHRQLIDCIRSKDTDALIEAIDSGGIEVNFMDDVGQTLLNWASAFGTQEMVEFLCDRGADVNKGQRSSSLHYAACFGRPAIAKVLLKHGANPDLRDEDGKTPLDKARERVDEGHREVAAILQSPGEWMLPNQEHRKPETETEFTEPKGDPEMAPVYLKRLLPVFCATFQSSMLPSVRKASLSLIRKMVHYIQPDLLVETCGSDRTGDCGAMLVEVIANVLDNEEDEAGHLVVLQMIQDLMIKSKDEFLEHFARLGVFSKVAALAGPKESAPDPEAESNQSGEEQRMEDARELLVGRAYHWRDWCICRGRDCLYVWSDAAALELSNGSNGWFRFILDGKLATMYSSGSPEGGTDTSGKGRNTESLTTEENRGEFLEKLQRARSQVKPNSVSQPVLSRPGTTRLIVGNWALSSRRESMLGIHNSDSLQVTILREDLPGFIFESNRGTKHSFTAETSLGPEFSAGWAGKRGKRLRSKIEAIKQKVKMQAQDIYERYFKAAQAQPRGVVAKLGVIVSQIEKACQKQQAGNREWRSILQSTLEELKLLLNEEGKVSAYELHSSGLVQALLVLLAAPPGPQPPTLRATKLRMQRIVVFKNCFHVTDVNKVHNSAKILVHKLVSVLESIEKLPVYLYDTPGSGYGLQILTRRLRFRLEKAAGESSLIDRSGRSLKMEPLSTIQQLENHLLRMVAKQWYDHDRSTFTFVKKLKEGNRITFKYQYDFDENGLLYWIGTNSKSCSEWVNPGQYGLVVVTSSDGRNLPYGQLEDILSRDPSALNCHTNDDKRAWFSIDLGVWIIPTAYTLRHAKGYGRSALRNWLFQASKDGVNWTHLYAHVDDTSLNEPGNTATWTLELTTEETQGWRHLRLQQIGKNSSGHTHYLSVSGFEVYGEVTGVCEDLGRAAREAEAGIRRLRRLIKSQVLRHLVAGARVARGLDWKWRDQDGIPPGEGTVTGELHNGWIDVTWDHGGSNSYRMGAEGKYDLRLVGAGLDSDNGTKGKTGTGVLTGRKSSSTPSLPDCTDTVMRGSVASTDQAASADNLAAKQAAESIAESVLSVARAEAVVAVTGEGGANSTSELSVVLHPRPDTTVTSDLATIVESLALNTDCSSNSNSNRASSSSKPLLATVRGNKPVANLLEAAEALDRVREGADRLRNNTNSFLSGELLSIVPVRISVSGESEDNSLRIKPVQRHSGIADATKECSRDKEASSSTQNTTGGCPVVVTNPMSVSVPNLACSDTSNTLEPTTATGLLGTFTAMTRRRTFGPTGGQHIASNSNTGSNSRGPNSVSSLVRLALNPNFPGGLLSTAQSYPSLTSSGQVAGSGVTTTTGAGLGQALTMSLTSTSSDSEQVSLEDFLESCGGVASSSASGARIINRPTLVTELEDDEDVVLEEEEDNDEHDQEEDDEENEDEGDGCEGDYEEVMVSRNLLATFMEEEASQSSKSRAWDDEFVLKRQFSALIPAFDPRPGRTNINQTTDLEVPPPGSETQSSARVGSLPMPRLLLTLKGPGLPGVPDVELPLTEPHASIFQAVQELMQLTELGSRQEKLRRIWEPNYTIIYKEARDEESSGRATPIVTLYSRNATQNSSACTVEDVLQLLRHVYVLSTTRDDGKHIDYDESEESTCCVHPDDFTSKKITNKIVQQIQDPLALAAGALPNWCEELARSCPFLLPFETRRLYFSCTAFGASRSIVWLQTQRDAVLERQRAPGLSPRRDDSHEFRVGRLKHERVSVPRGEKLLDWAEQVLKVHASRKSILEVEFVGEEGTGLGPTLEFFALVAAELQRKDLGLWLCDDEESQEDTEEQIRVSSDQVRPAGYYVTRPSGLFPAPLPQDSAACERAVRYFWFLGVFLAKVLQDNRLVDLPLSRPFLKLMCHGDITNNVNEKIGLSGVTQESMSSSMSSSFISEEGEADAAYSAFVPSPWYAGLLDIEDLVHVDPVRGEFLKEIQTATAKRDRTFSDGRNSADEETSLSIAHPSGMSVPIEDLALTMTYSPSSKIFGHDQVELVEGGADIAVTMENAREYAELTVNYCLDRGISKQLESFRSGFSKVFPMEKLHAFSPEEIRAMLCGEQNPQWTREDLLNYTEPKLGYTRESPGFQRFVNVLVSLTGPERKAFLQFATGCSALPPGGLCNLHPRLTVVRKVDAGSGGYPSVNTCVHYLKLPEYPTEETLKERLLAATRERGFHLN comes from the exons ATGGCTGATGTTGATCCGGAGACACTACTAGAGTGGCTCAGTATGGGCCAAGGGGATGAAAGGGACATGCAGTTAATTGCTCTAGAGCAATTGTGCATGTTACTACTTATGTCTGATAATGTTGATCGATGCTTTGAATG CTGTCCTCCACGCACATTTCTCCCTGCATTATGTAGAATTTTTTTGGATGAGCTTGCACCGGATAGTGTCTTAGAAGTGACTGCTCGGGCCATCACATATTACTTGGACGTTTCTGCAGAATGTACACGCAGAGTAGTAGCAATGGAGGGTGCTGTAAAAGCTATTTGCAGTCGCCTATCCGGAGCTGGATTAGGTTCCAGAACTAGTCGGGACTTGGCTGAGCAGTGCATAAAG GTGTTGGAACTCGTTTGCGCAAGGGAAGCTGGTGCTGTATTCGAAGCTGGTGGCCTTCCATGTGCCTTGTGCTTTATCCGAGAGCACGGAGCTCGTGTTCACCGAGACACCCTGCATTCCGCAATGGCCGTAGTGACCCGTCTGTGCGGGAAAGTAGAacctcaagataaatcattgccGGATTGTGTCGAGGCGCTGTCAACATTACTCAGACACGAGGATGCACACGTTGCCGATGGAGCGCTTCGTTGTTTCGCATCGCTCGCCGATAGATATTCACGTCGAAACACAGATCCCGCtcctttagcatcaaatggattagtttcTGAACTTTTGCATAG GTTGTCGAACGCAGCAGGGCCTGGTACAGCAATAGCAACGACTTCTGGAAATCCAAAGACACCACCACCTTCTAGCACAGCATCAACGATTCCGACTCCAGAAGCAAAATCGTGCGCTTCTGTGTCAACTATAATTAGCCTACTATCGACGCTTTGCAGAGGATCACCTTCTATAACCCATGATCTTTTACGTTCCGAACTGCCGGATGCAATCGAGAAAGCTTTGAAAGGCGACGAGCGGTGCGCCCTTGATTCTATGAGATTAGTTGATTTATTATTGGTTCTGCTGTTTGAAGGACGATCAGCGTTAAATCGTAATACAACCGGTGGTCCGTCTGGACCATTGTTACCACGATTGAGACGTTTGGACAGCGCCGGAGAGAAGTCTCATAGACAACTGATTGATTGTATTCGATCCAAGGATACGGACGCATTGATAGAGGCTATAGATTCTGGCGGCATCGAAGTGAATTTTATGGATGATGTTGGTCAAACGTTACTCAATTGGGCATCTGCATTTGGCACTCAAGAGATGGTCGAATTCTTATGCGATAGGGGAGCGGATGTTAATAAAGGGCAACGATCCTCTAGTTTGCATTATGCAGCTTGCTTCGGGAGACCAGCTATCGCTAAGGTGTTGCTTAAGCATGGTGCGAATCCTGATCTAAGAGACGAAGATGGGAAAACTCCACTAGATAAAGCCAGAGAACGGGTGGACGAGGGTCACAGAGAAGTGGCAGCTATATTGCAGTCTCCTGGGGAATGGATGCTGCCGAATCAAGAGCACAGGAAACCAGAAACCGAGACAGAATTCACAGAACCGAAAGGCGACCCTGAAATGGCTCCGGTTTATTTGAAGCGTCTGTTGCCGGTATTTTGTGCAACATTTCAATCATCAATGTTGCCCAGCGTTAGAAAAGCCAGTTTAAGTCTAATAAGGAAGATGGTGCATTATATTCAACCGGATCTGCTCGTTGAAACATGCGGTTCCGATAGAACAGGAGATTGCGGCGCTATGCTTGTAGAGGTGATTGCCAATGTATTGGACAACGAG GAGGACGAGGCCGGACACTTAGTGGTTTTGCAAATGATACAAGATTTGATGATAAAAAGCAAAGATGAGTTTCTAGAACATTTCGCTCGTTTGGGAGTCTTTTCGAAAGTCGCCGCATTAGCCGGACCAAAAGAGAGTGCACCGGATCCGGAAGCGGAATCGAATCAGTCTGGGGAAGAACAAAGAATGGAAGACGCAAGAGAGCTTTTAGTAGGAAGAGCATATCATTGGAGAGATTGGTGTATCTGCAGAGGACGCGATTGCCTGTATGTTTGGTCAGACGCAGCTGCCTTAGAACTATCGAATGGAAGCAACGGATGGTTCCGATTTATACTCGACGGAAAACTGGCGACAATGTACTCCAGCGGAAGCCCGGAGGGTGGAACAGATACATCAG GAAAAGGGAGGAACACAGAGTCGCTTACCACCGAAG AGAATCGCGGCGAATTCTTGGAGAAATTGCAAAGAGCTCGTAGCCAAGTGAAACCAAACTCTGTTAGCCAGCCTGTTTTGTCGCGTCCTGGCACGACCCGGCTGATCGTAGGAAATTGGGCATTATCCAGCAGAAGGGAAAGCATGTTGGGCATTCATAATAGCGATAGCTTGCAGGTGACTATTTTGAGAGAGGATTTGCCTGGATTTATTTTTGAGTCGAATCGAGGCACGAAGCATTCCTTCACGGCGGAAACTAGTTTAG GTCCAGAGTTTTCCGCAGGTTGGGCCGGAAAAAGAGGCAAAAGATTGAGATCCAAGATCGAAGCCATCAAGCAGAAAGTGAAAATGCAAGCTCAGGACATTTACGAGCGTTATTTCAAAGCTGCCCAGGCTCAACCACGTGGAGTGGTCGCCAAGTTAGGTGTTATCGTCAGTCAGATAGAGAAGGCTTGTCAGAAGCAACAAGCCGGGAACAGAGAATGGCGTAGCATACTGCAAAGCACGCTAGAAGAACTAAAACTTTTATTGAATGAAGAAGGGAAGGTATCCGCGTATGAGCTGCATTCCAGCGGCCTAGTTCAGGCGTTGCTTGTCCTGTTGGCAGCTCCGCCAGGACCACAGCCGCCGACATTAAGAGCGACCAAGCTTCGAATGCAACGAATAGtagtatttaaaaattgtttccacGTGACGGATGTGAACAAGGTACACAACTCCGCGAAAATTCTAGTCCACAAATTGGTCTCTGTACTGGAATCTATTGAGAAGTTACCGGTCTACTTGTACGACACGCCAGGCTCCGGCTACGGCTTGCAAATTCTGACCAGAAGACTGCGCTTCCGCTTGGAAAAAGCTGCTGGTGAGAGCTCTCTGATAGACAGGTCTGGTCGTAGCTTGAAGATGGAACCTTTGAGCACCATACAACAGTTGGAGAACCATTTGTTGCGAATGGTAGCGAAACAGTGGTACGATCATGATAGATCTACATTCACGTTTGTGAAGAAATTAAAAGAGGGTAACAGGATAACGTTCAAGTATCAGTACGACTTTGATGAAAATGGTTTATTGTATTGGATCGGTACGAATTCAAAGTCATGCAGCGAGTGGGTGAATCCAGGCCAATACGGTTTGGTCGTTGTCACATCTAGCGATGGGAGAAATCTGCCCTACGGTCAACTCGAAGATATTTTGAGTCGTGATCCTTCGGCGTTGAATTGTCACACGAACGATGACAAGCGAGCGTGGTTCTCGATCGACTTGGGGGTCTGGATCATCCCGACTGCTTACACGCTGAGGCACGCAAAAGGCTATGGTAGAAGCGCTCTGCGAAACTGGTTGTTCCAAGCATCCAAAGACGGAGTCAACTGGACGCATCTCTACGCTCACGTCGATGACACATCGCTGAACGAGCCTGGGAACACAGCTACGTGGACGTTAGAATTGACGACAGAAGAGACGCAAGGTTGGCGTCACCTGCGATTGCAACAGATTGGAAAGAACTCGTCCGGCCACACGCATTACTTGTCCGTATCCGGATTCGAAGTTTATGGTGAAGTTACTGGCGTATGCGAGGACTTGGGTCGTGCTGCTAGAGAAGCTGAGGCTGGAATCCGAAGATTGAGAAGATTAATTAAATCCCAAGTACTTCGTCATTTGGTCGCTGGTGCTAGAGTTGCTAGAGGCCTAGATTGGAAATGGAGGGATCAGGACGGCATACCGCCAG GCGAAGGTACCGTAACAGGAGAATTGCATAACGGCTGGATAGACGTAACATGGGATCACGGAGGTTCCAATTCCTATCGAATGGGCGCAGAAGGGAAATACGACTTAAGACTAGTTGGTGCGGGCTTAGACTCAGATAATGGAACAAAAGGTAAAACTGGTACCGGAGTGCTAACAGGACGAAAATCCAGCAGTACTCCTAGCTTGCCGGATTGCACCGATACCGTGATGCGTGGTTCGGTAGCGTCTACCGATCAAGCAGCAAGTGCAGACAACTTGGCGGCTAAG CAAGCGGCTGAATCGATAGCAGAGAGTGTGTTGTCGGTTGCTCGTGCTGAGGCGGTTGTCGCTGTAACCGGTGAAGGTGGAGCAAACTCGACTAGCGAATTGTCGGTTGTATTACACCCAAGACCCGACACTACCGTGACAAGTGATCTGGCAACGATTGTTGAGAGTCTTGCCCTTAACACTGACTGTTCCAGCAACAGTAACAGCAATCGTGCATCTAGTAGTTCGAAACCGTTGCTTGCTACTGTGCGAGGAAATAAG CCAGTGGCAAACTTGCTCGAGGCAGCCGAAGCACTTGACCGTGTCAGAGAAGGAGCCGACAGGCTACGCAACAATACTAACAGCTTTTTAAGCGGAGAGTTACTTAGTATAGTGCCTGTTAGAATTAGCGTGTCAGGCGAGTCTGAGGATAATTCGTTAAGGATAAAACCTGTACAAAGACATTCTGGAATCGCTGATG CTACCAAAGAATGCAGTCGGGACAAAGAAGCTAGCTCGTCTACGCAAAACACAACCGGAGGATGTCCTGTTGTCGTGACCAATCCCATGTCTGTGTCTGTCCCCAACCTTGCTtgttcagatactagcaataCTTTGGAACCAACAACAGCTACCGGTTTGTTGGGAACTTTTACCGCAATGACTCGAAGAAGAACGTTTG GACCTACAGGTGGACAACACATCGCTTCTAATTCCAATACTGGTTCAAATTCCCGCGGACCTAATTCTGTGTCAAGCTTAGTTCGTCTCGCCTTGAATCCTAATTTCCCTGGTGGTTTACTAAGCACCGCGCAAAGTTATCCAAGCTTAACCAGCAGCGGTCAAGTCGCAGGCAGCGGTGTTACGACAACAACAGGTGCTGGATTAGGACAAGCGTTAACAATGTCTCTGACTAGTACAAGCAGCGATAGCGAACAG GTGAGTCTCGAGGACTTTTTGGAATCTTGTGGAGGTGTTGCGAGTTCTAGTGCTAGTGGTGCTAGGATCATTAACAGACCAACCCTCGTGACGGAATTAGAAGACGACGAGGATGTTGTCCTCGAGGAGGAAGAGGATAACGACGAACATGATCAAGAA GAGGACGATGAGGAAAATGAAGACGAAGGTGATGGCTGTGAAGGAGATTACGAAGAAGTGATGGTAAGCCGTAATTTGTTGGCAACGTTTATGGAAGAGGAGGCTTCTCAGAGTAGCAAGAGTCGTGCTTGGGACGACGAGTTCGTGTTGAAACGTCAATTCTCAGCTTTGATACCCGCTTTCGATCCTCGACCTGGCCGAACGAACATTAATCAA ACAACAGATCTGGAAGTTCCACCACCTGGTAGCGAAACACAATCCAGTGCTCGCGTAGGGTCGCTGCCTATGCCGAGGCTATTGCTGACATTGAAAGGCCCAGGCCTTCCAGGTGTACCGGATGTCGAGTTACCGCTCACTGAACCGCACGCCAGTATTTTTCAAGCTGTGCAGGAGTTGATGCAGCTTACTGAGCTAGGAAGTCGGCAGGAAAAACTAAGAAGAATATGGGAACCAAATTATAC TATAATATACAAAGAAGCTAGGGATGAAGAATCATCAGGAAGAGCAACACCAATCGTGACGCTGTACTCCCGCAATGCTACTCAAAATTCTTCAGCGTGCACCGTCGAGGACGTGTTACAACTTCTTAGGCACGTTTACGTATTGAGCACGACTCGCGACGATGGCAAACATATAGACTACGACGAGTCCGAGGAATCTACGTGTTGCGTTCACCCTGACGACTTCACCTCGAAGAAGATCACGAATAAAATCGTGCAACAAATTCAAGACCCGTTGGCCCTAGCTGCCGGAGCGTTGCCGAATTGGTGCGAGGAGTTAGCCAGGAGTTGTCCGTTCCTGCTGCCTTTCGAAACCAGACGATTGTACTTCAGTTGCACCGCGTTCGGGGCATCCAGGTCCATTGTGTGGCTTCAAACGCAGAGGGACGCCGTTCTCGAAAGACAAAGAGCGCCAGGATTGAGTCCGCGACGCGACGACAGCCACGAATTCCGTGTTGGCAGACTCAAGCACGAAAGAGTGAGCGTACCTAGGGGAGAGAAATTATTAGACTGGGCAGAACAAGTGCTGAAG GTGCACGCGAGTCGAAAAAGCATATTAGAAGTTGAGTTTGTTGGTGAAGAAGGAACTGGTCTCGGACCAACATTAGAGTTCTTTGCATTGGTAGCAGCAGAATTGCAGCGCAAAGACCTAGGTCTGTGGCTGTGCGACGACGAGGAATCGCAAGAAGATACGGAGGAACAAATCCGAGTTTCTAGCGATCAGGTTCGACCGGCAGGATATTACGTGACACGACCAAGCGGCTTGTTCCCTGCTCCCTTACCACAGGATTCAGCCGCTTGCGAGCGTGCTGTGCGATATTTCTGGTTCCTGGGTGTATTCTTGGCGAAGGTTTTGCAAGATAATAGATTAGTAGATTTGCCGCTGTCCCGTCCTTTCTTAAAGTTAATGTGTCACGGAGACATCACAAACAATGTGAACGAGAAGATCGGCTTGTCCGGCGTCACCCAGGAAAGCATGTCGTCCAGTATGTCCAGCAGCTTCATATCAGAAGAGGGTGAAGCTGATGCCGCGTACTCCGCGTTCGTACCTTCTCCATGGTACGCGGGTCTTTTGGATATAGAGGATCTCGTGCACGTGGATCCAGTAAGAGGCGAGTTCCTTAAAGAGATCCAAACCGCAACTGCTAAACGCGACAGAACATTTTCGGACGGTCGCAATTCAGCGGACGAGGAAACATCTCTGAGCATCGCCCATCCGTCTGGGATGTCCGTGCCTATCGAGGATCTGGCTTTAACGATGACCTACTCTCCCAGCTCAAAGATATTCGGACACGATCAAGTAGAATTGGTTGAAGGTGGCGCGGACATAGCGGTCACTATGGAAAATGCAAGGGAATACGCGGAACTGACAGTTAATTACTGTCTCGATCGAGGAATCTCGAAGCAGCTCGAGTCGTTTAGATCTGGTTTCTCAAAGGTCTTCCCAATGGAGAAACTCCATGCTTTCAGTCCCGAAGAGATAAGGGCGATGCTCTGCGGTGAACAAAATCCACAGTGGACTAGAGAAGATTTGCTCAACTACACTGAGCCTAAGTTGGGTTATACGAGAGAGAG TCCTGGATTCCAGAGATTCGTGAACGTTCTAGTTTCGTTAACTGGCCCAGAAAGAAAGGCTTTCTTACAGTTTGCGACCGGGTGTTCAGCTTTACCTCCTGGTGGATTATGTAATTTGCATCCTAGATTAACTGTGGTGAGAAAAGTGGACGCTGGCTCAGGTGGTTATCCCTCCGTTAACACCTGTGTTCATTACTTAAAATTACCAGAGTATCCTACTGAAGAGACACTTAAAGAGAGACTCTTGGCCGCGACTAGGGAAAGAGGTTtccatttaaattaa